ACGCTGTTCTtggcgtggctgcgcacGTACAAgagcgcctccgcggcgtgCGGCGAGTCCTTGGCTATAATCGTGATGTCCGCCCCCATCTttgccagctgcgccgcggtggcctTCCCgatgccgctggtgccgccggtGAGGACAACATGCCGACCAGTCAGGTCCTTGGTGCATCGGTTGCGCCTGCCGGCTGCCATGAGGCGCGACAGCACGAACAAGGCGGCCATGAACAAGCACTGCACCTCAAACGGAATCACCGGCCCCGAGGGCATGTGGGTAACAATGTAGCCCAGGATACAGCCTGCCGGTATTATACCCATGACCACACTGTCCCGCATGATGGTGAAAGTGTGGCGGCCATAGTGGTAGACGTGTTCGCCCTCGAACATTGAGACGTGGCGGAACATGCCCGGGAAGAGCGGCTTCTGCTTCACATGCGAGATCGAGCGCGGTGACGGACGTGCAGAGCGCAGTTTGactcgctgcgccgcctccccaGAGCCGCTTGCTGTGGTTGCCGCCACGATGTCGTCTGATGCTGCCTTCGAGACAGCGGACGGAgctgacggcgccgatggAGGGGAGGCCATGAGCGAAGATGCCAACCCACGTGAACCCTTGCTTATCCAGCGCCGTATCAGGGCGAgggcttgtgtgtgtgccagccGTTGGGAATGGGCAATGACGGTGGTGCGGCGAAAGCCCTCAGTGCAGCTGCAATGAAGACGGAgcaggacggcggcggactGTGAGTGTCGGGGCACCactcgcggcgcagctgctcccaCGGCCAAGGATGCGCTCGTACAATACCGATACATGCTGCGCCTTGCGTTTCCACCACGTCGAACGTCTGGCACACCCTTTTCTCCTGCGTAGGTGCGCGTGAGTGATGGATATTGAAAGAGAATGCGAACGgtgcacacatacgcatgcGCAGACATGCACAAGCAACGCTATCCACGCAAGAGTTtcaggaagagaggagacaCCTAGGGAGCAACGTAGAGGAtatacacgcacatacgccctcctcccccctcctccacacacacgagcacagGAGATGGTAGATGCGGgtgcgaggggggagggggagggcgcagcgaggcgcgccCACATTCACTACTCCTTCCTTGAGGTGAGTATGTGTGCTCTCACACGCGTGCGGGCACGCGTACGCAGAGCGAGGCGGAATTGGTGCACAGCACTtgccccgccgcctcctttttcCCCCTCCTCATGCCCAGCGCTGCGGATCTAGCATTTGACCATCTTCTTCGTGTTACTGCTCTTGTTGTGCTACTTAGCCACTCGTACAAAGACGCTCTGGCGACAACCGCCCCCTGATCAACCCTCACCCACTTTACCTTGAAGTCCATCAGCACGCCACGAGAACCAAAATAACACGTACACATGGACATACGCActgacccccccccccgtaCTCCAACGCATCCATCGATGGGTGACTCTTACTCCGGTTGTACCGTGTAGTACTTGGCAATCGTCTTCGCCATAGCCCAGTGCACTACATCGTCGCGGCTCTTTGGGTCTTTCGCGCGCTTGCTGAGCCCACTTGGCATCAGCGCACACTCGGCGTAGTAGCCGCCGTTCTCGATCGTGTCGCGTACGCAGCAGTTCACAACAGTTTGGCTACCCTCGTACGCATCCTTGATCCACAGAGACCGAAGCGTGCGGGCGACGATGCTGTTGCCGAGAAACGGACTCACATTTGCTTGCTGCAGTGAGGTGAAGCAGAAGCCCGGGTCGGCGCAGCATACATCGACGGGGTGCAGATCGCTCTGGCGGTTCAGCGGGATGCCTTCATAGCGGCGGTTCGCAATGGACTGAGCATGGTAAATGTTGCCGAGCTTCGACGCACTGTAGCAACGCGCGGTGATCTGCAACTCGTTCGGccccggcagcagcatcatgCGCTCACGCACCACGTTCCCTCTGGAGACGCCGTTGTGTGAGGCGCACGTGACGTACACGATGCGGCCGCACCTATGCGATGACTTGCGCAGGGACgggagcagcgcctcggTGAAGTGGAACGGCCCGAGGAAGTTGACGCCGATGTGCTCCTCAAACTTCTGCTTCGTCACGGTCGGCTCCTCCTTCCACACACCCGCGCAGTTCACGAGGAGGTCGATGCGGTCGTGCGTGAGGGCCTTGatgcgcgcggcagctgccatCACCTCCAGCTGGTCCATGTAGTCCATGGCGATGAAGGTGACGCGGTTCTCGAGAGGCTCACACTCAGGtgaagcggaggaggacgcgaCCGTCGCGGTTGCAGCCGGCGCACCAACGAGGCAGTTTCGCTGTAGGAAATCCAtcgtctccttctcctttcctgAAGGCGCAGCGATTATGACGTGGGCGCCCATATCCAGCAGTTGCATCGCCGTGTAGAGGCCAATGCCGCTCGTGCCGCCTGTCACGACGCACGTGTAGCCGGTCATGTCCTTGTGAACCTTGTTTCTGCGTCCGTGTACGCTTAGTCGCTGCACCACAACACTGGCCGTCGCGTAAAGACCCGCCTGCACTGGGTTGAGGTACGCCGACAGTGCGTAGTAGCAGGCGTAGAGCACCAGAGGCAgccagaggcggcggctgtgcagcATGAGGTAGCTCATGTGCGAAGCACTGGAGTACGAAGGAacgtcgtcagcgccgcaAACGTACGCGGAGGCTTCTGCCTTGTCGTCGCTGAACTTGTGGATgctgtctgctgctgctgatgctgccggcggcaACATTGACTTGACGGCCTTGTGCCTTCCTGCTGACGGAGCGGACGTGaatgaggaagagagaggtgcgtgtgcggcgcctGCGGAGGACCTACGTGTGCCAGTCACCGAGGCCGCTGATGATGAAGACGCATTGCcggaagagaagagcagaCGGCGCGCCGTGATATTTAACGGGGCAGCGACCGAGGCTGCCGACATCGCCACAAGGCGGCCTCTAAGACCGAAGTGAAACATGGAATCGTCTGTATGCCTGTCGCTGTGCCGGTGCAGAGGGTATGCAGTCGCACCTCCTCAACTCGTCCTGCTTCCTTTCGATGCTGCCTCTCCTTGGCAGTGCTCTGGATGGCTTTGCGGTGATGTGTGCTTGTttgagcgtgcgcgtgggaTTGGGGTGCGGGAAGAGAGCAAAGACAGTCAGGCAACACAAGCAACAAGTCGCACTCATACGCTTAGAGCTGGCGATGACAGCCCTGcgccgcgccctcctcctcggggAGAGTAAGGGggtgaaggaggggggggggcagcgaCATTATCATATGAGCCGAAGGGGCCTACTCCAGTTGCGGCTGCACCCAAGAGCTACCTCCCCTCAGCTGTAATCGTCTCTTCCTTTCATGTTGCCTGCACTCGCTTCTCTTATCGCCACGTTGAACCTCAAGGAAGCGGTGGACGTTCGATGAGAAGTGCTTGCGTAAGCACCGAGGCACGGGCAACTAGCGAGAGCGATGAGACGGGTGATCTGGAAAGGGTACCGATAGAAAAGTGGATAAGCGGGACAAGATCCACgtgccacacacacgaggggcacagagagaaagggagtAGGCGcgcttcgtgtgtgtgtgtgtgggcgccgGTATATACACGTATCGTTGTAATGCAGccagcgtgcgctgccgaCATCAAGTGAAGCAGTGCGACCTCCCCAACACATACCAAAGGAAGACAACAACGACAGCAGTACCAGTATGCATCACTGTCCGTTCATTggtccccacccccacccttgccatcagcagcagccccaaTCACGTGAAGCTCAGACACGGAGCACGAaagaggagcgggagggggggggggaggtgcATGAGTGGACATCTCTGtgccctcttcgcctctttCAATCGTCATCGTACTCgggccgcggcgccagctcCCACTctggccgccgctgcaccgacTTCACGTTTTGGTTCTTTGCCGTCCCGTTGTAGTCGCCGATCTTCTTGGCCACGTTCTCCTTGGTTACCCCTGGCTCGTCGAGCCACTCCGTGATGTAGTCATCACGCGCTTTGGCCATCGTGTCGCGCTGATCCTCGTACGAGTACTCGGCCCAGTACTTGCGCTGGCGGGGGTCGAAGTATTGCGGGTTCTTCTCTTCCAAATTCACGTAGGCGGCCTTCATGCGCTTCTGGTACGGCATCTCCTGGTGCCGCATCGAGTTCTTCTCCACCGGCACACCGACGCGCAGGTCGTAGCGGGACTTCTCCTCATATGACATGTACATGCGGTTCTTCCTGTACCATTCActgtgcccctcctcccccggCTCCGGGCCCCACTCCTCTGGCCAGCCGAACTCCGGTGGTGGGGTGAGCCCCTCCTTGTCCTTCTTCCAGTCGTGCAGATGGTGCagcttctccgtctccgtcATTTGCTTCTTGGGCTCCAGCGACCGTACCGTGGGGCTCTGCATCTGGTCCTCGTAGTACCTGTATCGCGGGGCGGGGTCGTGCTTTGGGTACATATCTTCGAAGAAACGgtagccaccgccgctgccttggAGGAGCAGTGAGGTGAAGTTAAaggccgctgctgagcatcGGAGTGGCGTGAGTCGCATCGTGCGACACGAGGATTCGCGCACCTCGGCACGCCTTTTTCTATCTGCCGTGAGATAACGCGAAGCGCAAAGGGCTCGGTGAACATACAGCCACACGCACGTCACGAGTGCTGTTCTTCTGTGCGCCCGGTTTCCTTTCGCCTCTTGCGGAGGCTTGCGGCGCCCCTGCACAGAGTAACTTGAGGATagagaagggagaaagggggagggggagtgtTCGCATATACACGAGTGGCCCTTCGCCTAGtctcgcacgcgtgcgatGGTGAGTGTGGAGATGGGCAGGGAGTGGAAGAGAGGGGCGTCTGTGACTCCAGCACATCCTTCTTAATTGGTTCTATAACATTTTCTTGTGCTCTTTTTCCCTAGTCTAACCACCACCGAACTGCGGAGGGGCGatccgcctccctcgccgtccccacggaggcggcgctggaggttGCTACATGCTTCCAGAAACGATAACAATCACAGACTCGGACAACGCACGAGAACACAGAaatacacatgcacacacatactgCGCTCCtctgtttgtttgttttttcgGAACTCACTTAGAACTTTTCCGGCAGAACGCGAGATAAGAACGAGGTGAGGTCGTTGATCTCCTGCGGGAGGGTGGAGTGATCCATGTCGTACTCCAGGAAGCTGATCGGGGCGACACCGCCGTCCTTCTCCAATATCTCCTTCGTCTCCTTCGCGGCGGAAATGGGCACAACGGGGTCTTGACGGCCGTGGAACATGGTGATAGGAACGGCTTTCTGCACAATGCGCGGCAGCACATCCGTGCACGCAGCTAGGTAGCCGGACATGCACGCGATGCCAGCCGGGGCGATGTGCGCCGTCAGCCCAGTGCAGAGTGAGACAGCCGCGCCCTGGGAGAAGCCACTGTAGACAacacgctgcggcgcgaTGCCATACTTCTTCGTTGCCACGTGGGCGATGCTACGCACATAGTCGCAGGACTGTCGGACGGAGGCGACATCCTGCCGGCCGCTGAGCAGGCCGCTGTTGCACATGTCTATGATGTCGTACCAAGCAGGCATCGACATGCCGCCGTTGATCGTCACGCTCCGTGACGGGGCGGTAGGCAgcagaaagagaaggtgAGGCAGGCGGCGCAAGAGTTCGTGGCCGACGCTCTCCCAGCCGTAAGCGGAGTCGCCCAGACCGTGAACGAGGGTGACGACGCCGGTCGGGCTCTTGTTACCGatctccagcagcgtgccATAGCGGAGGCCGTGAGTGATGGGGGTCGAGTCACGAATTGCCTGCAGCTTCTTCTGGAGATCGCCGTGCTCGATGCAGTCGGCGAAGTCGGTGACGGCGTacagcgtgcgcagctcctccttaATCTGCGCGTTCGTGAGCTGGTCGATCGGCACGGTCATGGTGGCGGATGTGGCTGGTGGTatcgcagaggcggcggacaCGTTGCTAGCTGAGCGAGAAACGTTCTCTTTGGTGCTGCCCAGTGTGGAGGGggtagggggggggaggagggtgaaCATGccaaagaagagaagagagacgaCAGCGGGCGCGCGTGACGCGGGAGGTGCACTGTGGTTCATGTGCGCCGATGGTATGGGCGTCGACAGAGCGGCGGAAACCGTGACCGTTCACCTCACCCGCTCATCCTtgcccacagcagcagccttcATGAGCGCCGCCGAAGATTGGCCGGCGCCACTCATTGGGTGGAATCCTGGCTCTCGATGCAAGTTGCCTCAGTGTGTTGCTCTGTACCACTGCCTGCTCCTTCACGAtgcgcctcctctttcttctttcttccTGCGAGGGAGTTAGTCGAGGAGCCGGTATGCGCTTTCACGGGCGCGGTAGCTTTTCGGTCGCCACGGCGCGCGGAAACAAGAAAAGGTGGGGAAGACGTTACATTCTTTTCAGCCACAGTCCCACAcccgcccacacacatacaggcGTTTCAAGCAGCACCCGCGTCAGCATCTTGGGTCGCACGCAGCAAACAAGGCGGATAGCGGGTATGAGGGGGGCGTGGGCGTGGGGTGAGCGCAGCCATGGAGAGCACCCGTACGAGGACACCGTGCATGGACGCAAGGGTGCCATTCTTGACTGAgccgtgcgtgtctgtgtctgtgtgcgccgccCAGAGAGGCCCACCgcaacgacgaggaggcaTGCTTAACGGAGGACAAGGGCTGATGAGCACTGCGAACGTCAGCCCTGATCGTAGACCTACACATACACCCGGTGCCTTGCTCTTGCTTGGTCTTGCAACACCTCCCCTTTCCCAGCCCTCTTCAAACAACCCTATCCATCCCCGACCGCTTCACTGACCTCCCGCTCCAtctgcttgcttgcttgcaTTCTCATTCTCAATCATCAACATCGTCCTTCACACAGcacatgagagagagagaaggttAGCAGCGCCATATGTGGTCTGCGCTGCCTGTGCAGCCGCCCATCACTGCTGCTTCTTCTTCGTCGCGCCAGCAGTAGCCGAGGCCACACTCCCCTGCGACGCCTTGCGCCAGGCAACCAGCcgggccgtcgccgccagcatcGCGTAGATGGCAGTGACGAACAGCACCGGCCACACCCAGCGATAGAAGAAGCTCGTGCGAGCTGCCTTCACCACGCCGGTGCTACGCTCCACCATGGCCTCATAAAAAGCGTCGGTGATGCACTCCAGCCGCACATGCATTAGGTCGTCTTGGCCTCCATCCGCCGAGGCGCCGGCCTTTCGGGGCACCGCTATAGCGAGCTTCAGCACCACCTGCTTGGAGCGGCGCGCATCTGCCATCTCACGGATGTACTCATCAATGGTCACGTCTCCGACACGGACGTGTtcctctgccgcgccagcgctcGTCTCCTTCGcacccgcggcagcgctaTCGCCCAGAAGGATGTGTTCTGTCCACACGCCactggcggaggcgctgcgcacgatCCGCGGCTCCGCCCCCGACGcctctgcgctgctgctcgccgttGCCTTCGGTGAAGCGACAGCCTTCGCCGAAGCACGGcctcggcggctgcggcggcgcactgctgtggcggtcttggcggcagctgcctcctcgctgtcACTCTTTGATTCCCCGTTGCCGGCGCCTTGTACCTCGTAGCGCACAAAGAAgtcctcgccgtcgtcccGCAGGAAGAAGCACCGGCCTTGCACGGTGccctgctgccctcgcccGCCCGTCCGGTATTCCTCACAAGAGACTCCGTGGAAGGACCGCGCGAGGTGGCCAAAGGGCTTCCGGCGTTGCGTCTGTGCAAAGGCATCGTCGCCGGGCGCCGCGCTTTGCTTCCCCGTCGCCGAACCGTCTTCGTCGTATTTTTCTTcctccgcgtcctcggcgcGGTGCCTCAAGctggtcggcggcggcagcatgAAGAGAAGCGAAGCGGCCGACTGGGAGGGCTGCGTCTCCACGCGCACCTCGTGCATCGCTGTCCACACGACTGATGGGCTCGCAGCGTTGGGAGTGCCGAGCGACACCGTCCACAGCGCGTTCTCCGCGTTGAGGAGGTCTACGAGGCTTGCATGCAGCACCAACGGCTTTTGTtcggccgcagcacctgcgaggccgcagccgccgagtAGTGCGCATAGCAGGACCACCACTGAGGCCCTCGCGGTCCACAGCACCGCATCGCGGCACTGAAGTCGCCTCTCCTGGCCTCGCTGCATTGAATATCAAGAGTGAAAACACAGGAAAAGAAGAGACAAGTAGACAAGCGTGGCGATACCATACAC
This genomic stretch from Leishmania donovani BPK282A1 complete genome, chromosome 24 harbors:
- a CDS encoding lysophospholipase, putative translates to MTVPIDQLTNAQIKEELRTLYAVTDFADCIEHGDLQKKLQAIRDSTPITHGLRYGTLLEIGNKSPTGVVTLVHGLGDSAYGWESVGHELLRRLPHLLFLLPTAPSRSVTINGGMSMPAWYDIIDMCNSGLLSGRQDVASVRQSCDYVRSIAHVATKKYGIAPQRVVYSGFSQGAAVSLCTGLTAHIAPAGIACMSGYLAACTDVLPRIVQKAVPITMFHGRQDPVVPISAAKETKEILEKDGGVAPISFLEYDMDHSTLPQEINDLTSFLSRVLPEKF
- a CDS encoding short chain dehydrogenase/reductase, putative; this encodes MFHFGLRGRLVAMSAASVAAPLNITARRLLFSSGNASSSSAASVTGTRRSSAGAAHAPLSSSFTSAPSAGRHKAVKSMLPPAASAAADSIHKFSDDKAEASAYVCGADDVPSYSSASHMSYLMLHSRRLWLPLVLYACYYALSAYLNPVQAGLYATASVVVQRLSVHGRRNKVHKDMTGYTCVVTGGTSGIGLYTAMQLLDMGAHVIIAAPSGKEKETMDFLQRNCLVGAPAATATVASSSASPECEPLENRVTFIAMDYMDQLEVMAAAARIKALTHDRIDLLVNCAGVWKEEPTVTKQKFEEHIGVNFLGPFHFTEALLPSLRKSSHRCGRIVYVTCASHNGVSRGNVVRERMMLLPGPNELQITARCYSASKLGNIYHAQSIANRRYEGIPLNRQSDLHPVDVCCADPGFCFTSLQQANVSPFLGNSIVARTLRSLWIKDAYEGSQTVVNCCVRDTIENGGYYAECALMPSGLSKRAKDPKSRDDVVHWAMAKTIAKYYTVQPE
- a CDS encoding hypothetical predicted multi-pass transmembrane protein, whose protein sequence is MQRGQERRLQCRDAVLWTARASVVVLLCALLGGCGLAGAAAEQKPLVLHASLVDLLNAENALWTVSLGTPNAASPSVVWTAMHEVRVETQPSQSAASLLFMLPPPTSLRHRAEDAEEEKYDEDGSATGKQSAAPGDDAFAQTQRRKPFGHLARSFHGVSCEEYRTGGRGQQGTVQGRCFFLRDDGEDFFVRYEVQGAGNGESKSDSEEAAAAKTATAVRRRSRRGRASAKAVASPKATASSSAEASGAEPRIVRSASASGVWTEHILLGDSAAAGAKETSAGAAEEHVRVGDVTIDEYIREMADARRSKQVVLKLAIAVPRKAGASADGGQDDLMHVRLECITDAFYEAMVERSTGVVKAARTSFFYRWVWPVLFVTAIYAMLAATARLVAWRKASQGSVASATAGATKKKQQ